From a region of the Nonlabens sp. Hel1_33_55 genome:
- a CDS encoding alpha/beta fold hydrolase, which produces MIKILDQNISFNLIRRLVTFFFIAISFAVLQSCTVLQYRSTDAELQEHFSAKKIQNQIDYFAIDSLDLNIRIQSVKRQNATVNFVFFHGSPSSLSAWNRYLSDSTFVTNANLHAVDRPGYGYSNFGKEMTSIDLQAKLMSGLLDHFELENVIAVGSSYGGPLAARLAYENSRVKGVIMISPAIDPNNEKYIWQSKFTQWWLTRWLVPTGYRVAGDEKTVHSKELDLIAAEWDQIKVPVLHIHGDVDDIVPYDNVNYTRGVFENIEIITIPDTGHEIAWARPELIKPLIVGFMEKLLNEE; this is translated from the coding sequence GTGATAAAAATTTTAGACCAAAATATCTCGTTTAATCTAATCAGGCGATTGGTCACCTTTTTTTTTATAGCGATTTCATTTGCTGTATTACAATCCTGCACCGTTCTGCAATACCGCTCCACAGATGCTGAATTACAGGAACATTTCAGCGCTAAAAAAATCCAAAATCAGATTGATTACTTTGCTATCGATAGTCTCGACCTCAATATTCGTATTCAAAGTGTAAAGAGGCAAAATGCTACCGTCAACTTTGTGTTTTTTCATGGATCGCCCAGTTCACTTTCGGCATGGAACAGATATTTAAGTGATAGTACTTTTGTTACGAATGCCAACTTACATGCTGTAGATCGACCAGGTTATGGATATTCCAATTTTGGAAAGGAAATGACTTCCATCGATTTACAAGCCAAATTGATGAGCGGTCTATTAGATCATTTCGAGTTGGAAAATGTGATTGCAGTTGGTTCATCCTATGGCGGACCACTAGCAGCTAGATTAGCTTATGAAAACAGCCGTGTCAAAGGAGTCATCATGATTTCACCAGCGATTGATCCTAATAACGAGAAGTATATATGGCAATCAAAATTTACCCAATGGTGGCTGACGCGTTGGTTGGTTCCCACTGGTTACCGTGTCGCAGGCGATGAAAAAACCGTTCATTCAAAGGAATTGGATTTGATCGCTGCGGAATGGGATCAAATCAAGGTTCCAGTGCTTCACATACATGGCGATGTTGATGACATCGTACCTTACGATAACGTCAATTATACGAGAGGTGTTTTTGAGAATATAGAAATCATAACTATTCCAGATACTGGACACGAGATAGCGTGGGCGCGACCAGAATTGATAAAGCCGCTGATTGTCGGCTTTATGGAAAAGTTACTCAATGAAGAATAA
- a CDS encoding helix-turn-helix domain-containing protein: MSFFGKNIKKIRGVKGLSQQAFADLFNLKRGTLGAYEEGRSEPKIETIIMIANYFSISIDHMLTAELTVNQLLRFNDELTISPDDLEREKFACVPCITPNNASEYLQYRENDQFIEDMPQLSLPINLEKEFIAYTVDSLEMTSRDEGLFPKDIVISERVPTAVIPKLNAGTMVLAITADQFILRRMYITGKKLILRADHKKIEDVTLELTQIKELWRARYVFYRRLPEIANDISSKMNALQQQMEELRKLTS, encoded by the coding sequence ATGTCCTTTTTCGGAAAAAACATCAAAAAGATACGTGGAGTTAAGGGTTTGTCACAGCAAGCATTTGCCGACTTGTTTAATTTAAAGCGTGGTACATTAGGCGCTTATGAAGAAGGACGTAGTGAACCAAAAATTGAAACAATCATTATGATTGCTAATTATTTTAGCATTTCTATTGACCATATGCTCACTGCAGAATTAACGGTGAATCAATTGCTAAGATTTAATGATGAACTGACGATCTCTCCTGATGATTTAGAAAGAGAAAAATTTGCCTGTGTGCCCTGTATTACTCCTAATAATGCTAGTGAATATCTTCAATACAGAGAGAACGACCAGTTTATTGAAGACATGCCTCAATTGAGTCTGCCTATCAATCTTGAGAAAGAATTCATTGCTTACACAGTAGATAGTTTAGAAATGACGAGCCGTGATGAAGGTTTGTTTCCCAAGGACATCGTTATATCAGAGCGTGTTCCTACTGCAGTAATCCCCAAATTAAATGCAGGTACCATGGTGCTAGCGATCACTGCAGATCAATTCATATTACGCAGGATGTACATCACAGGCAAAAAATTGATCTTGAGAGCAGATCATAAAAAAATAGAGGATGTGACACTCGAGCTTACACAAATTAAAGAACTATGGCGCGCGAGATATGTCTTCTACCGTCGTTTGCCTGAGATTGCAAACGATATTTCTAGTAAAATGAATGCTCTTCAACAACAAATGGAAGAACTGCGTAAATTGACCAGCTAG
- a CDS encoding YbjN domain-containing protein encodes MDNYFNTIKDFLQELNFEITRENRADGILVIEKESVGVKNLILGIAPPILIMEQYIFKINNKNEEVFKSLLQKNRDIIHGAFVLDESGSKVIFRDTLQIENIDLNELEGTLNSLSLLLSEYSDHIIKFSKY; translated from the coding sequence ATGGACAATTATTTTAATACCATTAAGGACTTCCTACAAGAACTTAATTTTGAGATTACCAGAGAAAATCGTGCTGACGGCATTCTTGTCATTGAAAAAGAAAGTGTAGGTGTAAAGAACCTGATATTAGGGATTGCACCTCCTATTTTAATCATGGAGCAATATATTTTCAAAATCAATAACAAAAATGAAGAGGTTTTTAAAAGCCTACTTCAAAAAAATAGAGATATCATTCACGGCGCTTTTGTACTGGATGAGAGTGGATCTAAAGTCATCTTTAGAGACACCCTGCAAATTGAGAACATCGACTTGAATGAACTAGAAGGTACACTTAATTCCTTAAGCTTGCTTTTAAGTGAATACTCTGACCACATTATTAAATTTTCTAAATACTAA
- a CDS encoding PspA/IM30 family protein, translating into MNIFKRLFKIGQAEANAAVNNMEDPIKMTEQGILDMKEDLNKSVEAMAQVKALAIRSKNDKEEHAATAKDYEQKAIIILKKAHSGEMDTTAADRLAKEALAKKEAAQLNVERAQKESEKFENNVAQLKSTIDTIKSNITNWENELKTLKARVKVSDATKNVNKQMAELDSTGTVSMLERMKEKVAQDEALAEAYSDMAGSRTSVDDEIDAAADTKQAKVDDDLAKLKAQLGIKKDEA; encoded by the coding sequence ATGAACATATTCAAACGACTTTTCAAAATAGGACAGGCAGAAGCAAACGCAGCTGTCAACAACATGGAAGACCCAATCAAAATGACCGAACAAGGAATTCTTGATATGAAGGAAGACCTGAATAAAAGCGTAGAGGCAATGGCTCAAGTAAAAGCACTAGCTATACGCTCCAAAAATGACAAGGAAGAACATGCTGCTACCGCAAAGGATTATGAGCAAAAGGCTATAATTATTCTAAAGAAAGCCCATAGTGGCGAGATGGATACTACAGCAGCAGATCGACTTGCTAAAGAAGCGCTAGCCAAAAAAGAGGCAGCACAACTTAATGTAGAGCGTGCCCAGAAGGAAAGTGAGAAATTTGAGAATAACGTGGCTCAATTGAAGTCAACTATTGACACGATCAAATCTAATATCACCAACTGGGAGAATGAATTAAAGACATTGAAAGCGCGTGTCAAAGTAAGCGATGCAACCAAAAATGTCAATAAACAAATGGCAGAACTTGACAGCACTGGCACTGTGAGCATGCTTGAGCGTATGAAGGAAAAGGTAGCTCAAGACGAAGCACTTGCTGAAGCCTACAGCGACATGGCTGGATCAAGAACAAGTGTTGATGACGAAATCGACGCTGCGGCAGACACCAAACAAGCTAAAGTGGATGACGACCTTGCCAAATTAAAAGCACAATTGGGCATCAAGAAGGATGAAGCATAA
- a CDS encoding OB-fold-containig protein — translation MENYFNILFSEVNITLTVLLLILIVYWIFTMISGIDFDLDVDVDIDVDVDADLDMDFDSIEGGNLDFEDVANAEVDREHVVNKRTRQLKWWQIILIYFNFVGLPFMFTFTFWIFLWWLMSVLTTAVTGSYDNVFGFIIVLAALIPALFVTKIVTTPFKAFFKNLNKDGDKAVDFLGRSAILMSSISGDKLGNAEVLADGNPMSIYVKSLDGSELRFRESVLIIKQSDDKNYFLVSKA, via the coding sequence TTGGAAAACTATTTCAACATTCTATTTTCTGAAGTCAACATCACGCTTACCGTGCTGCTGCTCATCCTTATTGTTTATTGGATTTTTACCATGATCAGCGGTATTGATTTTGACCTGGATGTAGATGTGGACATCGATGTTGATGTGGATGCAGACCTAGACATGGATTTTGACAGCATTGAAGGTGGCAACCTTGATTTTGAAGATGTTGCCAATGCAGAAGTGGATCGCGAGCACGTGGTCAACAAACGAACTCGACAGCTCAAATGGTGGCAAATCATATTGATTTACTTCAATTTTGTGGGTTTGCCGTTCATGTTCACCTTCACGTTTTGGATTTTCTTATGGTGGCTCATGAGCGTTTTAACAACAGCAGTAACAGGAAGCTATGATAATGTTTTTGGCTTCATTATCGTGCTGGCAGCTCTCATTCCAGCGCTATTTGTGACAAAAATCGTAACCACACCATTTAAAGCGTTTTTCAAAAACTTGAATAAAGATGGCGACAAGGCAGTAGACTTTCTAGGCCGCAGCGCTATCTTGATGTCCTCCATTTCAGGAGATAAGTTGGGCAATGCAGAAGTGCTTGCCGATGGAAATCCCATGAGTATTTACGTCAAGTCGTTGGATGGATCAGAATTACGCTTTCGTGAAAGCGTGCTCATCATCAAGCAATCGGACGATAAAAATTATTTTTTAGTGAGTAAGGCGTAA